In Colletotrichum destructivum chromosome 1, complete sequence, the sequence tcgccgccgacccggACGCCCTCATCTGGGACACGGACCAGATGGGCCGCCCGAACCTCGTCCAGCTGGCGTACAACGTCTACCGCGAGAGCGGCGCCGAGtgcgtcgccatcatctccaacgGCCCGACGACGAACAAGTTTGTCTACCGGATGGAGAGCCGCGGGATCCCCGCCTTTGGGCCCATCTGGGACTCGTAGTGTTGCCTGTTCTGTGTAGCTGTTTCGGTTGCGGTTGTTGTTTTGAGTGAATAATCAGCGTCTCAGCAGTCTTGGGTTACCTTGTCTATATCATAAAACGTGTTATACTAGTAGTTATCAAGGTTCATTTATATGTAGTCCGAGCCCCCCGATACCAAATCATGTTTAATGACGGAAATGTTTGGCAGcttcgctctctctctctctctctctctctctctctctctctcgcgtgAACGTGACACTGAATCCCCTTGGACCGCGACCTCCACCACCCTTTACTGAAATCACACTCATTAGCAGGAATTTCATCCACGTATACTGCCCTTTTTAATAGAAATGCTTGTAGATGGAGCTGTTTCCGTTGCATTGCCGACTTGGAGTACACAAGACAATGGGGCAGTGAACTCCAGTGAACCCCAGTGCCCCAGGACCAGAACACCTCCATGGTCGATTTAGCCCGAAGTCTCGGAGCAATGGGGAAATGTTGTGGGGCCCCGAAGGCTCGCCTCCTGGAAAAGATTCACAAAACATTTGAACGATGTTCCAGTCTTGAAAAAAATCTTATCTTGGTCCGACGGAAGTTTGCGCCTTGGCGACAGACGATCCTAATAGCTGGCTAGATATAACTGCGAGCTCTCTCGCAAGCTTCTGCTTGTCCACAAGCAGAACACGTGTTGACAGCACAAGAGAAAACCTCTAATTTTTAACAAAAGAGATAAGGAATGGTTGAAACAGCTTGGTAGGGGGCTTGGTAGGGAGGCAGAGATGGACAGTCGCCTCTTGTTCGACAATCGACTTAACTTTAACGCAAGGTAACGAGAAAAGCAAACAAAACCGATTTTTTCGTCAATCTAGGGCCTCCAGGaagtcttttttttttctttttttaaTGATCAACGCGGAGCCAGCGGGCGATCTATCAGTGGCTTGTGCTTCTATTCAAATCGTCTGTCCGATTTGCAAGCATACAGTCACGGAAACGCCGAAGCGGAAATTAGGTATAAGTCTACCGCCCAATGGAACCGAAAGCGAACCGCATACGTCCGTCGATGGGTGATGATTTTAATTAAGGCTCCACCTTTACAGTCTGTCTACCTACCAGACCCAAACGTACGTTTGTGCCTGTCTGTAACTCTGTAACTCTACAGTAGCTAGAGAATCAACAAACTTATTAAAAGAACCACCTGCGCAAAAGACGACAGGAAGAAATCGTCTGTCTACTCAACCAGCAATACCGAAGCTTACAACTCgccttccctcctcctttgAGTAGACTCATTTTACGGATACCAacaatccccccccctcctctttgTTTACCATGCGCCTTTTGTTACTGTTTCAACAGCTGTTTTTACTCGCCATTGCTAGGCAAGTCCAGAGCCATGTTTCGCCACGCACGTTCAAGTTCAAGGGCGAAAAAGAAGGTCAAATTGGCGGGTGCAACGCAGCCGATGTCAAAATCATCCTCGAAGAGATAGagatcgccaaggaggcAGCCGAGTTCGCGGCTGAGCAACTCACCAAGTACCCTTTCTTCCAGGCATTCCAAGAGCCGAAAGCCTTTGGCAAAAAGGAACTAGAAAACGCAGGCAAGGAGGTCTTCACCCGCATCGCGGCAATGCTGGACGGGTTCCACAAGGACGACAGGTTCACCATCGAATGCCGCAACAAGCGTTGCACtgaggaggacgccgacaCGGTCGCAATAATGTCGACAAAGAAGGACGGGATCCTAGACCCTATCTTATCCTTTTGCCCAAAGTTTTTCGAGACCGATTCGTCGACCCAGAAAAAACTAGAACGGTACAAAAAGGCGATGGGTAGGAACCGTAACTATGTGGAGAGATGGTCCGGGACTATCAACATGCAGGACCTCAGTCGCACAAGGTCCGTTGTGATCATGCATGAGCTTACCCATACACCCTATGTGGCAATGCCAATCAAGGAGCTGCTTGGTCGAAAAGACGAGGAAAACATGCAAGTATTCAACATCCTTTGCGGGCTTGGGGCGTACTTTGCGAATGTTCCCAACCGACAAATGAATCGAATTCTTTTTCTaactcttttttcttttctctctaGGTTTATTACCAAAGACTATTACTATGAGGCATCAGACTGTTACAGGATGGCCCGAGGTTATCACAATGCGTTGACTAAAATCCTAAAGAGTCCAGAGTGGGTGAGGGGCGCACGGAAGGCTGCCGAGAACGCAGAGAGCTGGGCCCTCATTGCCTCGGGCATGTACATGTCAAAGCAGTTGAGGATAAAGCAAATCCCTATTCAAGGCATCGAAGATTGGATGTGGGAAGACATTCGCATAGGCGCTCAGTAATATGTAATAGTAGTTTTAATAGACACGCATGAATCAACAAATGTTCCAGCCATGTTCAAGTATGAGCAGCTGGCACTAAAGCAAGTCATCTTGGCCACCCGTTTCCACGTACAAGCAGCTACATTTCCTTTGGGAAAACGCCTCGCGTGCTCTGTTACCGGCTCTGTGGCTCCCAGGGGTGTGTTTTGTTGCCTTTGAAGATGCCTTGATGGCAGTAAATCTGCTTCTGTCCTGAGATTCTCACAACCAATGGCGGACTGCAACTGACATTGCCACTACGAACCCGCAACTCCTTGGCAAGGGATCTAGATTGTCTCAGGAAAGGATCCACAGCGTTATGAGTACAAGACTGATGACGATAATGAAGCGGCCATCTTTGAGCCCCTGTCCAACTGGATCGTTGATGTAGCCAAGGATGGAGCCCGTCGCCGGGCCTTCGTTCCCTACTAGAGGAAGCCAGCCTTTCTCACCCGAATGccagaagagaaagaggaagacgatgacgaggggaGAGACGTGGCGCCCAAACCCTTGGGCGACTCGGACGTCGTCGCTATGGCTATGTGGGAGGTGATACGCATGGTGAAAGCCCACGAGATCACAAACACCTAATTCACGAGGCAGATCGAGCCCCCCATCTGCCCAGATTTCGTGACTCGCCTGAATTCAGCTGGATCAGATGTGCAAGTGTAAGTCTCTCTGTTTGACGAATTCCAGCTTGCCGAGGTCAAGATTGCCTTGCCAGTCCGAGAACGCGGAGAACATCCTCCACGTCGCTAACTGTACCGCACCTTCGGACAATCAGCATGTTTTTTTCAAAGACGCCTCCGGCAGCCGGGCCAGACCGAATCTTTGGGACGTTCTTCAGCTGCTTCAGATGATTCCCAAGCCTCTGCGTCTCTCTGGCAGGTTTCCCGGCCTTATGATGCGGCACAAGTTCATGGCGTTTTACCTTCAGGGCGCGATGGGACAGGAAgttcgccgagctggacgacgagtGGACTCACTACGCCGTTCAATTTATTCTTTTTGGATGAAAAAGCCGCGGGCGATCACGGGCAGCAGAAACACGCGCTCGGGGTTCTAGAGCCGTGCTGAGCACGAAGAATGCGGTGTGCATGACGACGCTCAAGGCAGTATTCGTACCCCTTTCCGAGCATGTAAATCATAAGCGGGATCATCATCCAGTGTTGCCATACTCAGTTTAGTAGACATATTGTTAGCATTAATCACAGGTTGGAAGTCGATCGATCGGTCAAGCTTGGCGATAGCTTCACGTGTTGTTGTGCAGCTACATAGGAGTAAGGAAGGATAGGCTAAGGGCCCTGCAGCAGACTCGGAGCGCGGTTGGCCAAATACACATAAATCAAGGCCGAGTTGGAAGAAGAACCGATTACGGAACGATTTGGAGCTTTCAAGCTAAACGTCGATTACCGGCATCTTGGGGGAAAAGTCCACGCTACGGAAGGGTAGTATTGTCCCAACGTCTCGGCAGGCTTCGACGTGGTGACGGTAACGATACTCTGTCACCGTCACCACAGTAAGCTTTGACGACAGGAGGGCGGCCGACTTGCGCTGTTCTACATGGACAACAGGGAAAATGGCCATTGCCTGCCCCAAGTCATGTCCTTCAGCGGCAGACAGAGCGTGAATGACACGGACATGGTCCCCTGCCCGCTGCCACCCGGAGCCAATTCCTCTTTTGACAGGGACGGGTGGTGTGGAAGGTTTCGATATTGGAGTATCGTCTCGGCAAGCCATTCCAGTTTCAGAAACTGAGGCGTCTCGAAGGAGGCACAATCTCGATGGAGTCCCTCCAGCGCGTGCCACTCATGGTTCAAGGAGAGTTACAGATAGATAGGAACAACTGACGGGAACACCTCATCGGCTTGCAAATCGATCGGAGACGGACGAACGCGGTCATTTGAGCGCGGTGGGGATtttggagagagagagaaaggggaaaCGAACACAGGTTCGCAGCGCGCGGGAAAGCGGCAATTGGTTGTTGAGACGTTTCTGCTGGTTCTGCAACGGGAAACCCCTTTGCAGGTCATGAACCTCGCAAGACATGGCCGTTCTTCCAATACGAATACTaggatttttttttttctctgtgtgtgtgatAACACGAGACGAACTTTCTTTTACGTACGTCAACTCGACCTGAACGATGCAAAGCCAACCTTACTCGCTGTCCCATCATAGCCAACAGAGGAGAGTACACATGGTAGACGACTACTCCATCTCTGACAGAAACAGGGAAGGGGGGTCGTTTAGAAGATGGATCGTTTCAGTGTTGAGTTCTGTCATGAAAACATCAACAAAAAAGGCTAAGAAGGGCCGCCGCGGGCGTGTCGTCTAAGCTTCCAATGACACGGTGGGATCAAGGTGGCCTGTGTAGGGCTGCTCAACTCGAACACGAGCCTAAATCGGGATGGCGATCCGAAATCGACGGCTTCGGCTTGCATCATCAGGGTGACATGGAGCTTGCCttaccctctccccccttgcGGCGATCTCCCTGTACATCGTTATGGTTGCAGTTGCGCCCTGCAACTCTGATCACGTATCTTGTAACCCTGCTATGCCATATCTACCAGGGAAGAGAGGGATCAAGCATCGTCCTCAGCCCTTGCTGTTACCCGGTATCCGAACCAGGAACAGCTATGTGGAATActctgcagcagcagcagcagcagcagcagcattaCTTCCGCATCGTCTCTGGAACGTTTCGGCCCAATCGACGCGGATCAGCTCAGCATAGGGATTTCCATCCCAACTCCGCATGTTTGCCACACAGACATTCGTATCTTTCGCGTTGTGCCCAAGCCGGGGGGGCTGACGTATGGTTGAGGCCATCAACAACCCTTGCGGGAAGATTCAAACTTGTTGAAACACGACAGTCCGTGGGCGGAGCATAAGCCTTTGTGGCGTGCAGAGGCACACGCATCCCACCACAACCTTTGTGGGTGGGTTTGAGAGTTTCCTGGTCTCCCTGCCGTCCTCCCCGTCACACGTCTTGACATGTCCAGAGCATGGATCGATGACAGATCGTCGAACATGTTTGGGTCCCAGGACCAAACAAAACCACGGTCCGGACCCGTCAAGTTTCGTGGAGAGTCATGGGTGTCTGTCTCTAGAGTCTATCATGTAAGGTAGAGGCTCTGTCTGGCGGCTCAGACCGATACGGTCACCCATACGCGCGGCTACCTGTAGATTTTTCGTATCCGCCAGCTCGAGGGCGGTCCTCCGGGTTTCTTTCCTTTgcttccttttttttcttctttctgttTCGCCCTTGCAAGTCCGAATCTTCGCCCGTGAAgcaccctcccccccttcggccacagcagcagcccctTGGTTCCATCCatctcttcttttttcttgtACGAAAAGTAGCGAATGTCAGATAATCTTCCAGTTCTTCCAAAACGGTCACTCTCCACCCTCGAGGTGTCTCATATCACGCTCCAGAACCATGCCGACGTACTCGACGCAGGTCCTGTTGGAGAGGCCCAAGATGGCTAGCAGGTCAGCCTCTCTGGCGATTGCCGAGTATGACAAGGCCGGGAATCTCAAGGCCAAATACGTCgagtcggcctcgaggataGGGCCCTCGAGGGTCGACGTCCTGGTGAGTGCATCCCCTGACATGGTGAACCCCGGGAAACGCttcaccagcaccaccaccacccccttAGAGATGGAAACACAGGCATGTGACTGACACACTCCCAACGCGTAGCTTCCTgtcaagaggaagaagccctGGCTACGGCTTCTAGAAATCTTCTTGCCGGATGGCTACCCCCATAGTGTGACTGATGATTACGCCGCCTATCAGATCTATATTATctgactgacccaaaaggctttgaggccttcctgcacgtgacaaacttcttccggaaaATAtgtccacgctactagggaacgggcttcagcacgggatctagacagcctACTGAACCCTCATAGGGAgtagacgggaagcaatgaatctggggaaccagcgggaaccagggacagacaGAACacatagtagccatcaggcaggatttggaggacgaaaggaagggcgatgtacgaagtacatagtcctagcccgcggctctccacgccacatacccctcgggaggtctgcgacaagggttctacccttgccgccatggcgttaaatacaacaacaacaacaacaacaacaacaactatCAGATCTATGTAAGTAGCCGAGCCCTCAACaggctgccgaggccgttTGCTAACGGGTCGAGCAGGACTCTGTCCAGGCGTTTGCCGGCTCCATTGCCGGCATGATCTCGTCTCGTGCTGTCTGGGAAGGTAAGTCCATCGGACATAATCCCTGCTAAAGttgctcccccccccccttggaGCTGATCCGCGCTTCTGAGATCTCGGATGGGGAGGCGCTAATCTGAAGATCAATCTTACCTCTTAGGTCTGGGTGTTGGCGACTCGTTGGCATCCCCAACCGGAGCCATGCTGGTCCAGGTCATCAGAGAGTCCACGGGCAGGTTCGCGACCATCGCATTCGCCCACCTGTTCGGGACGtccatcgaggccgagtgCAAGGCGTGGCGGCTGGCCGCGGACGTGCTCTGCGACGTCGCCATGGTTCTCGACTGCCTGTCTCCCATCTTCCCGCACGGCGTCAGGTTCCTCGTGCTGTGCTTCTCGAGTCTGCTGTACTCGGCCAGCGGCGTCGCGGGGAACGCGTCCAAGAGCAGCCTCAGCGGCCACTTTGCCAAGTGGAacaacctcggcgagctcaATGCTGTAAGTCATGGCGATGTAGCTTTGGAGCTTTGGAGCCTTGGAGCCTGTCCCTCCTGCTCCAGTCTATGTAAAGAAACACCCGGGACTAACAGTAGCCAACAGAAAGACGCCAGCCAAGAAACGGCCATCTCTCTAATTGGAATGATCGTACGTTGACGAGGATTTCCTTCTGGTCGTACTCCCGCAAGTAGCTGATTGTAAAAATAGTCTGGCACATTCGTGGTATCGCTGCTCACAGACCAAAGAGCCACATGGGCGACGCTCATCTTCCTTCTGGCACTTCATCTCTTCCTGAACTGGAAGGGCGTCAGAGCGGTCAAGTCCCGCTCGCTCAACCGGCAGCGGGCCAACATTGCATTCTCGGCCTTGTTCTCCAAGGGCCAGGTCCTCACGCCTCATCACGTCGCCGAGAGGGAGCGCATCTTCGAAAGGCGCGGGGGCGAGGTATTCCGCTGGAACTCGGGGGTGGTCCTCGGCCATTGCAAGTACGGCGTGTCTCTCCAGTCTCTTCTCGAGGCTCTGGCCAGCGGTCGCGGCGGCAGGGAAAGATGTTTCCGCCTCGCGACGGTGGACTTGTCCACGCTGCTCCGTcgcttcgagaaggaggagtaTGTCCTCTGGTGCGTGGTCTCGGAGCGGACGTCGTACGACGCAGCGTCGAGGGTCAAGGTCATGGTCGTGCTCAAGGACGGGGTCTCGCCCAAGTCGCAGCTGAAGGCCTGGTTCCacgggctgctgctggcgaggCGGCTGAGCGGCCAGAGGGAAGACGACCTGGCCCAGGCCGGGCTGGACCAGCTGGTGATGCTGCACCACATCGAGGCGAGCCTGGAGATCGCAAGCGAAAAATACGAAGAGTATGCGAGGAGGCTCTGCTTCGCGGGCTGGAACCTCGACGTGTCCGTGCTGGAGACCCGATCAGGTTCTCGGATCGTACGCGAGCCTGACGCAACGGAGGCGCTCAGAGTTCATGCGGAGGAACGGACGATCTAGAAGGGGTTTGTATCAGAAGAAATCAAATACCGACTCGTCGAACTCAGCCCAACTCCTCATCCAAAAACGTGCAACAGTGTGTCACCCAACACCCCCGGAGCACCGAACCCCTCCTCTCCGGACCCCATCCAGGTAGTGAGGCAGCAGTAGCATGATAGAAAGCCTCTTTTGAGAGCCATTCCGAACTCGTCTGATGATCGCCCAGAGCCTCAGCCTATGCAGATCATAAAATCAACGTTGGTGAGCTTGCGTCGGTCTACTGACCGACGTCCACCTGAAGATGCGGCGTTGTTGcatggagggaggaggggcaacCTTCATGGGTTTCTACTGCTGCAAGACGGAAGGATTACCCCGGGAATCCTACGCAAACGACACGTGGGAAGGGCAAACTTTGCTGTGTTGGGAATCAAGCACTGGCAGACGCGCAGTCAGGCTGGTAGCAACAACTTCAAATAACCGCACTCaaaccagccagccagccgcccccccccccccctcccccgatCAGCGCGGCCCTGGATGGTTATGTACCATGACTTTTCTCGATTCTCCTTCGGTTAGTTACATGAAAAGTGGCAAGAAGCTCCTATCCTATCCTAtatgctctctctctctctctctctctctctctctctctctctcagg encodes:
- a CDS encoding Putative metallopeptidase, catalytic domain superfamily — its product is MRLLLLFQQLFLLAIARQVQSHVSPRTFKFKGEKEGQIGGCNAADVKIILEEIEIAKEAAEFAAEQLTKYPFFQAFQEPKAFGKKELENAGKEVFTRIAAMLDGFHKDDRFTIECRNKRCTEEDADTVAIMSTKKDGILDPILSFCPKFFETDSSTQKKLERYKKAMGRNRNYVERWSGTINMQDLSRTRSVVIMHELTHTPYVAMPIKELLGRKDEENMQVFNILCGLGAFITKDYYYEASDCYRMARGYHNALTKILKSPEWVRGARKAAENAESWALIASGMYMSKQLRIKQIPIQGIEDWMWEDIRIGAQ
- a CDS encoding Putative Root UVB sensitive family, translating into MPTYSTQVLLERPKMASRSASLAIAEYDKAGNLKAKYVESASRIGPSRVDVLDSVQAFAGSIAGMISSRAVWEGLGVGDSLASPTGAMLVQVIRESTGRFATIAFAHLFGTSIEAECKAWRLAADVLCDVAMVLDCLSPIFPHGVRFLVLCFSSLLYSASGVAGNASKSSLSGHFAKWNNLGELNAKDASQETAISLIGMISGTFVVSLLTDQRATWATLIFLLALHLFLNWKGVRAVKSRSLNRQRANIAFSALFSKGQVLTPHHVAERERIFERRGGEVFRWNSGVVLGHCKYGVSLQSLLEALASGRGGRERCFRLATVDLSTLLRRFEKEEYVLWCVVSERTSYDAASRVKVMVVLKDGVSPKSQLKAWFHGLLLARRLSGQREDDLAQAGLDQLVMLHHIEASLEIASEKYEEYARRLCFAGWNLDVSVLETRSGSRIVREPDATEALRVHAEERTI